Proteins found in one Synechococcus sp. LA31 genomic segment:
- a CDS encoding aspartate carbamoyltransferase, which produces MTILSPEKRSDSAAALRFRPLGPDIYGATQPQALLSSIQEDGEALQDLCDQHVVSIRQFRPETLLQLFRLAAKFESNPNRYITHNTPLKGKILINAFYEPSTRTRLSFDSAWHRLGGDSINITDRSSTGIAKGESLMDIAHMFNNYGDCVVLRDNHAEAVYQMTEGLHIPIINAGNGIDQHPTQAMADLFTILKWRPALASPEVEASHKVRIGIVGLPNRMRTVRSLLHILAKFPYITSEVVIIHDHQAHKSTDLFDPGQLEELQEAGLNLRLSTNLHAEIPNLDVIYINAIAWVGDGYEVHGSSFRLTRDLPYKQDAIVLHPLARGPELSTCMDDTSHNWYFSQARGAVFLRMALLTCLVNRTDRVMDVI; this is translated from the coding sequence ATGACCATTCTCTCGCCCGAGAAGCGTTCCGACAGCGCCGCAGCCTTGCGGTTTCGCCCCCTTGGCCCCGATATTTACGGCGCCACGCAACCGCAGGCACTACTCAGCAGCATTCAAGAAGACGGAGAGGCCCTGCAAGACCTCTGCGACCAGCACGTGGTGTCGATCCGGCAGTTCCGGCCGGAAACCCTGTTGCAGCTCTTCCGGTTGGCGGCGAAATTTGAAAGCAACCCCAACCGCTACATCACTCACAACACACCTCTGAAAGGCAAGATCCTGATCAACGCCTTCTACGAACCCAGCACACGCACACGCCTCTCCTTTGACAGCGCCTGGCACCGACTTGGGGGCGATTCGATCAACATCACCGATCGCAGCAGCACCGGCATCGCCAAAGGTGAATCGCTGATGGACATCGCACATATGTTCAACAACTATGGCGACTGTGTTGTGCTACGCGACAACCATGCCGAGGCCGTCTACCAGATGACCGAAGGGCTGCACATCCCGATCATCAATGCCGGCAATGGCATTGATCAGCACCCAACACAGGCCATGGCTGACCTGTTCACCATTCTCAAATGGAGACCAGCACTTGCTTCTCCAGAGGTTGAAGCCTCCCACAAGGTGCGCATCGGCATCGTTGGCCTACCGAATCGGATGCGCACGGTGCGCTCTCTTCTCCACATCCTGGCGAAATTCCCCTACATCACCAGCGAAGTGGTGATCATTCATGATCATCAGGCTCACAAATCCACCGATCTATTCGATCCGGGACAGCTCGAAGAGCTGCAAGAGGCCGGGCTCAACCTGCGGCTCAGCACGAACTTGCATGCCGAGATCCCAAACCTAGATGTGATTTACATCAATGCCATTGCCTGGGTTGGCGATGGCTATGAAGTGCATGGGAGCTCATTCCGCCTCACCCGTGACCTGCCCTACAAACAAGATGCCATCGTGCTCCACCCCCTGGCACGCGGCCCTGAATTAAGCACGTGCATGGATGACACATCACATAATTGGTACTTTAGCCAGGCACGTGGCGCTGTGTTTCTAAGAATGGCGTTGCTCACCTGCCTGGTGAACCGCACCGACCGCGTGATGGATGTGATCTGA
- a CDS encoding Zn-dependent hydrolase, with the protein MSLSAYAEPKEAQRLEPNGLRLLAALEAMAEVGAQPDGSICRRGFSPEDRQGRELLGRWLREAGLSVRVDAAGNLIARREGLEPSLPALVTGSHLDTVPTGGRYDGTLGVIAGLEVLRCLQESNHPLRHPLELVVFADEESTMVGCKGMTGRASADPAAYATSNGESIERNLARIGGDWAHLASANRSDHAIAAFVELHVEQGGVLEQRQHDIGVVQGVVGQRRFTIRVNGQANHAGTTPMDERQDALVAASHVVLAVQQLAALHPGDPVATVGKLEVWPNAANVVPGEVVMSVDLRDLSADVLSGLEGDLRQRLSEVEARSGCRVLIEPQFEVKPTPAAPALMQTIADCAAHLGYSASPLPSRASHDAQEMGRRWPMGMIFVPSHRGLSHSAAEYTSLEQCLAGTSVLLASLLKLDQDLNPG; encoded by the coding sequence TTGAGTCTTTCCGCCTACGCAGAACCCAAAGAAGCCCAGCGGCTTGAACCCAATGGCCTGCGTTTGCTGGCCGCTCTCGAAGCCATGGCCGAGGTTGGAGCCCAACCTGACGGCAGTATCTGCCGGCGTGGTTTCAGTCCAGAAGACCGCCAGGGCCGCGAGCTGTTGGGCCGTTGGCTCAGGGAAGCCGGTCTGAGCGTGCGGGTGGATGCGGCCGGCAATTTGATTGCACGGCGTGAGGGGCTGGAACCAAGCCTGCCAGCCCTGGTGACCGGATCCCACCTGGACACGGTTCCCACCGGGGGGCGTTACGACGGCACCCTCGGGGTGATCGCCGGTTTGGAGGTGTTGCGCTGCCTGCAAGAGAGCAACCATCCCCTCAGGCATCCACTCGAGCTGGTGGTGTTTGCCGACGAGGAATCCACGATGGTGGGCTGCAAAGGCATGACGGGCCGCGCCAGTGCTGATCCTGCCGCCTACGCCACCAGCAACGGCGAATCGATCGAGCGCAACCTGGCCCGCATCGGAGGCGACTGGGCGCATCTGGCCAGTGCCAACCGCTCCGATCACGCCATCGCCGCCTTTGTTGAGCTGCATGTGGAGCAAGGGGGAGTGCTGGAGCAACGCCAGCACGACATCGGCGTGGTGCAAGGCGTGGTGGGGCAGCGACGCTTCACCATTCGCGTGAATGGCCAGGCCAATCACGCCGGCACCACGCCCATGGATGAGCGTCAGGACGCCCTGGTGGCCGCCTCGCATGTGGTGCTCGCAGTGCAGCAACTGGCGGCGCTGCACCCCGGTGACCCCGTGGCCACCGTTGGCAAGCTGGAGGTTTGGCCCAATGCCGCAAATGTGGTGCCGGGCGAGGTGGTGATGAGCGTGGATCTGCGCGATCTCAGTGCTGATGTGCTCAGCGGCCTCGAGGGCGACCTACGCCAGCGCCTCAGCGAAGTCGAAGCACGCAGTGGCTGCCGTGTCTTGATCGAGCCGCAGTTCGAGGTGAAGCCCACCCCAGCAGCACCTGCCTTGATGCAAACCATCGCCGATTGCGCCGCCCACCTCGGCTACAGCGCCAGCCCCTTGCCGAGCCGTGCCAGCCACGATGCCCAGGAGATGGGACGCCGCTGGCCCATGGGCATGATCTTCGTACCCAGCCATCGGGGCCTCAGCCATTCCGCCGCGGAATACACCAGCCTTGAGCAATGCCTGGCCGGAACCAGCGTGTTGCTCGCCAGCCTGCTGAAGCTCGATCAGGATCTCAACCCCGGCTGA
- a CDS encoding Nif11-like leader peptide family natural product precursor, translating into MSLDQLKAFLARMQDDAALKRDVLAAATADDVAQIGLKLGFEFSGDELLRVSGKKFDRVTVRKNDIPGEYN; encoded by the coding sequence ATGTCTCTTGATCAGCTGAAAGCTTTTCTGGCGCGGATGCAAGACGATGCGGCCCTGAAGCGTGATGTGCTCGCCGCCGCCACCGCTGACGACGTCGCTCAGATCGGCCTCAAGCTGGGGTTTGAGTTCTCTGGGGATGAGCTGCTGCGGGTGTCAGGAAAAAAGTTTGACCGAGTCACCGTGCGCAAAAACGACATCCCCGGCGAATACAACTGA
- a CDS encoding DUF1028 domain-containing protein: MTFSILARDPSNGRFGVAVATCHLAVGSTVPHIRSGVGAVATQAHTNPYLGICGLERLEQNRSAEEVKDSLLRDDPQRDRRQFHLIDARGSTAAWTGADCGDWAGHRSRDGMAVAGNLLVGEEVLIAMEEAYLSSDPGWKLGRRLMQALQAGETAGGDRRSPHATSAALQVSGEAAFPLLDLRIDYHDTAVAELSALYERSQLLWAQAWRDELAERPILNREVA, translated from the coding sequence ATGACCTTTTCGATCCTGGCGCGGGATCCCAGCAATGGTCGTTTTGGGGTAGCGGTGGCGACCTGCCATCTAGCGGTGGGGTCCACCGTGCCACACATCCGCTCGGGAGTTGGGGCCGTGGCCACCCAGGCCCACACCAACCCCTATCTCGGCATCTGCGGGCTTGAGCGGCTCGAGCAGAACCGCAGCGCTGAGGAGGTGAAAGACAGCCTGCTGCGCGATGATCCCCAGCGGGATCGGCGCCAGTTTCATCTGATCGATGCCCGCGGCAGCACTGCCGCCTGGACCGGTGCCGATTGCGGCGACTGGGCCGGACACCGCAGTCGCGACGGCATGGCGGTGGCCGGCAATTTACTGGTGGGGGAGGAGGTGCTGATCGCCATGGAAGAGGCTTATCTCAGCAGTGATCCCGGCTGGAAGCTGGGCCGCCGCCTGATGCAGGCCCTACAGGCCGGTGAGACCGCCGGCGGCGACCGCCGCTCTCCCCATGCCACTTCAGCGGCCCTGCAGGTGAGCGGCGAAGCAGCCTTCCCGCTGCTCGACCTCCGCATCGATTACCACGACACCGCCGTAGCAGAGCTGTCGGCGCTCTACGAACGCAGCCAGCTGCTTTGGGCCCAGGCCTGGCGTGACGAACTGGCCGAGCGGCCCATCCTCAACCGTGAAGTGGCCTGA
- a CDS encoding urea transporter, with protein MHLLATTPLLSPGIAWALVVIFAVLWIALGVSWGRSGKGDADDYMLAGRNIGLALSTATLMASWVTGNTTLLAPEFGYRNGLWGMFSYSLAGLGLILFAPLAIRIKQLMPRGRTSGDFIRLRYGRTAWWVFMVITAIYTLGFLMTQAMGAGILLEALSGFDYRLGMVVVIGVSTIYTLYGGMRAVVGTDFIQSLLIMGLLVVVAVLAFQRFPLELVHTNLSAEHPDRLNLLLPAGLLIAWNSALFSMGEVFHNNIWWSRVFSSRSSVVFSSFILGGLAWMTVPIVTGSIGLVALAENLDLPQVNMVFPVMASQLLGAGGAALVFVVVFASLTSTLDSLLASTADLVAEDVVFKLLNPQLSDAQLRQATKLVVVGLGVLTLALSWPRLDSLASVLFFTGALVASTIWPVAYGLYWPSANRQAAIAAMVTGSAVGLSAYVLIAPYCAALFSAAVSAVVMAVGTQLKPEQFQWRILREG; from the coding sequence ATGCATCTCCTCGCAACCACACCCCTGCTCTCGCCCGGCATCGCCTGGGCCCTCGTGGTGATCTTTGCGGTGCTATGGATCGCCCTCGGTGTGTCGTGGGGGCGGAGCGGCAAGGGCGATGCCGACGACTACATGCTGGCAGGCCGCAACATCGGCCTGGCCCTGAGCACTGCCACCTTGATGGCCTCCTGGGTCACAGGCAACACCACGCTGCTGGCACCGGAATTCGGTTACCGCAACGGCCTATGGGGCATGTTCAGCTATTCCCTGGCCGGTCTTGGCCTGATCCTGTTTGCACCACTGGCGATCCGGATCAAACAGTTGATGCCCCGCGGCCGCACCAGTGGTGACTTCATCCGCTTGCGCTACGGCCGCACCGCCTGGTGGGTGTTCATGGTGATCACCGCGATCTACACCCTGGGCTTCTTGATGACCCAGGCCATGGGAGCCGGCATTCTCTTGGAGGCGCTATCCGGCTTCGATTACCGCTTGGGAATGGTGGTGGTGATCGGAGTCTCCACGATCTACACGTTGTATGGCGGTATGCGCGCCGTGGTGGGCACCGACTTCATCCAGTCGCTGCTGATCATGGGCCTCCTCGTAGTGGTGGCGGTGCTCGCCTTTCAGCGTTTCCCCCTGGAGCTGGTGCACACCAACCTCAGCGCCGAACACCCGGACCGCCTCAACCTGTTGCTTCCCGCCGGCTTGCTGATCGCCTGGAACTCAGCCTTGTTTTCGATGGGCGAGGTGTTTCACAACAACATCTGGTGGTCTCGGGTGTTCTCCAGCCGCAGTTCGGTGGTGTTCAGTTCCTTCATCCTTGGCGGCTTGGCCTGGATGACCGTGCCGATTGTGACTGGCTCGATCGGGCTGGTGGCCTTGGCCGAGAACCTGGATCTCCCCCAGGTGAACATGGTGTTTCCCGTGATGGCTTCCCAGCTCCTGGGAGCTGGCGGAGCGGCGCTGGTGTTTGTCGTGGTGTTCGCCTCACTCACCTCCACGCTTGATTCGCTGCTGGCCTCAACGGCGGATTTAGTGGCGGAAGACGTGGTGTTCAAACTGCTCAACCCGCAACTCAGCGATGCACAGCTGCGCCAGGCCACCAAGCTGGTGGTTGTGGGGCTGGGCGTGCTCACACTGGCGCTGTCATGGCCAAGGCTCGACTCCCTCGCCTCTGTGCTGTTTTTCACCGGCGCCCTGGTGGCCTCCACGATCTGGCCAGTGGCCTACGGCCTCTACTGGCCCAGCGCCAATCGCCAGGCCGCCATCGCGGCCATGGTGACCGGCAGCGCGGTGGGGCTCAGCGCCTACGTGCTGATCGCGCCCTACTGCGCCGCCTTGTTCTCAGCAGCCGTCTCCGCGGTGGTGATGGCTGTGGGCACGCAGCTCAAGCCCGAACAATTCCAATGGCGCATCCTGCGAGAGGGCTAA
- the asnB gene encoding asparagine synthase (glutamine-hydrolyzing), which translates to MCGIGGIFHNNPQQAVDRQLLVNMAAIQVHRGPDGFGIRHFEDAGVGFCHARLSIIDLNENRARQPFGSDDNQLLMAHNGEFYDFQRIRADLTARGLRFSSKSDSEILLRLYQQVGLENTLPQLRGEFAFALYDRGEDCLYLVRDRFGIKPQYWCHTPEGLVFGSELKVLFAHPAVERRLTSEGLFHQLMQTMVPGSTAFAGIQQVKPGHVLKVQRRNGELQVAEWCYWDLNFPREGERDRSLGEQHHIEAIRAALLEAVELRMVADVPVGCYLSGGIDSCSILGLAAAVSQSPVKAFTIGFDDARYDETPVAREMAEATGAEQDVLRLSGEQLYGWMERTIWHTERTIYNTLAVAKFLMSRHVNEVNYKVVMTGEGSDELFGGYPAFRRDMYLHGLDDLPQEERQTCQQLLEQSNALVQGAMLAANQIDDPDLEAVVGFTPSCLQPWLACAPLVPELLAEQHREALKNYSPGKAIADQLDPTQLEGRHALDRAQYVWIKTMLEGQILTWGGDRVDMAHSMEARPAFLDHHLAEVAVQVPPELRIKGKTEKYVLREAMAGLLPEVLYKREKFAFMAPPAHTEPKKWQQMKELADRHLSDEAIEEAGLLSAEGVRNLFARHDDPATRDSDRVQMDAVINHLLGVQMLHRLFVASDIPAKARAMADDLGWHPEPSPSLQDAASRQEMLR; encoded by the coding sequence ATGTGTGGAATCGGAGGAATCTTTCACAACAATCCTCAGCAGGCCGTTGACCGACAACTGCTGGTCAACATGGCTGCCATCCAGGTGCATCGCGGCCCTGATGGTTTCGGCATCCGCCACTTCGAAGATGCAGGCGTGGGCTTCTGCCATGCCCGCCTTTCCATTATCGATCTCAACGAAAATAGGGCGCGCCAGCCCTTCGGCAGCGACGACAATCAGCTGCTGATGGCCCACAACGGTGAGTTTTACGACTTCCAGCGCATTCGCGCTGATCTCACCGCCCGTGGTCTGCGCTTCAGCAGCAAGAGCGATTCTGAAATCCTGCTACGCCTCTATCAACAAGTTGGATTGGAGAACACTCTGCCGCAGCTGCGTGGAGAATTCGCCTTTGCGCTCTACGACCGCGGTGAGGATTGCCTCTACCTGGTGCGCGATCGCTTCGGGATCAAACCTCAATATTGGTGCCACACTCCAGAAGGGCTGGTGTTCGGCTCCGAGCTGAAAGTGCTGTTTGCTCACCCGGCTGTTGAGCGGCGCCTCACATCTGAGGGGTTGTTTCATCAGCTGATGCAGACCATGGTGCCCGGCAGCACGGCCTTTGCCGGCATTCAACAGGTGAAACCGGGCCACGTGCTCAAGGTGCAGCGCCGCAATGGCGAGCTGCAGGTAGCGGAGTGGTGCTACTGGGACTTGAACTTTCCGCGCGAGGGAGAGCGCGACCGCAGCCTTGGCGAACAACACCACATCGAAGCGATTCGAGCAGCACTGCTGGAGGCGGTGGAGCTACGCATGGTGGCTGATGTGCCGGTGGGCTGTTATCTCTCCGGCGGTATCGATAGCTGCTCAATCCTCGGCCTGGCAGCAGCCGTAAGCCAGAGCCCGGTGAAGGCCTTCACCATCGGCTTCGACGACGCCCGTTACGACGAAACACCGGTCGCCCGGGAAATGGCGGAGGCCACAGGTGCCGAACAGGATGTACTGCGCCTGTCAGGTGAACAGCTCTACGGCTGGATGGAGCGCACCATCTGGCACACCGAACGCACGATCTACAACACCCTGGCGGTGGCCAAATTCCTGATGAGCCGCCATGTGAACGAGGTGAACTACAAGGTTGTCATGACCGGCGAAGGCTCAGACGAGCTGTTTGGCGGCTATCCCGCCTTCCGGCGCGATATGTATCTGCACGGGCTCGACGACCTACCGCAAGAGGAGCGGCAGACCTGTCAGCAACTGCTCGAGCAATCGAACGCTCTGGTTCAGGGCGCCATGCTGGCCGCCAACCAGATCGATGATCCCGATCTAGAGGCGGTGGTGGGCTTCACCCCGAGCTGCCTGCAACCGTGGCTGGCCTGTGCGCCGTTGGTGCCAGAGCTCCTCGCGGAGCAGCATCGTGAAGCGCTGAAGAACTATTCGCCGGGGAAAGCGATCGCCGATCAGCTCGATCCCACCCAACTTGAGGGTCGCCACGCCCTCGATCGGGCCCAATACGTGTGGATTAAAACAATGCTCGAAGGCCAGATCCTCACCTGGGGGGGTGACCGGGTGGATATGGCTCACTCGATGGAGGCGCGACCAGCCTTCCTCGACCACCACCTGGCGGAGGTAGCGGTGCAGGTGCCACCCGAGCTGCGGATCAAGGGCAAAACCGAAAAATATGTGCTGCGCGAAGCGATGGCCGGCCTACTACCGGAGGTGCTCTACAAGCGAGAAAAGTTTGCGTTCATGGCCCCTCCAGCCCACACCGAACCCAAGAAATGGCAGCAGATGAAGGAGCTTGCTGATCGGCACCTCAGCGATGAAGCCATCGAAGAAGCGGGCTTGCTGAGCGCTGAAGGTGTGCGCAATCTCTTTGCCCGTCACGATGACCCGGCTACCAGAGATTCCGATCGCGTGCAGATGGACGCCGTGATTAACCACCTGCTGGGGGTGCAGATGCTGCATCGCCTGTTTGTGGCCAGCGACATCCCCGCCAAGGCTCGCGCCATGGCTGACGATCTGGGCTGGCATCCCGAACCGTCGCCGTCGCTACAAGATGCCGCCAGCAGACAAGAGATGCTGCGCTGA